The sequence TATTATAGTTGAAACTATTATAGTTTTCTCTTTACAGCATATAACGATACATGAAGGATCATAGACGCACTCAGTAAGGAGAGGCCTAAAGTGGGCTGGAAGTCCAACAACAGTAAAAGCACAGCACCAAATAACATCTAGTCCATTATCATCGAGATGATTACATCTTTTCTGCTGCTCTTggagtaaaataaaaagtggCTGCCCCAAAATATTTCTAACCATAACATTAATGACATTGCCTAGAGCTCTGTGACATATTgctagtcttttttttttctgtgacatTTTAATCAACTAAACATTCCCATATTAATCTGTAAATTGATAACAAAATTGGTTACAGTTACAccgataatgaaaataatctttaGCTGCATCTGAAAATGCAGTCACAAATATTGCAGTGGATATTTGTGACTCCATCGGCTGATGGAGAAAGGTAAAGGCTAATGAATAGATGTGATCAGTCCCTGTGGCACACGTGTGTTGTTGTCGGTCAGTGTGAGATCAGCGAGTTAATGGGCTAGTAAATCCCCCCCAAACCCGCAGCTTTCACTGCAGCCTGGCAGATGGAAGTGCAGCGCTCTACAGGCGCGTACGTTTCACTGCCGCGCTGCCAGGGCCatctgtgacccccccccccccccccttctcagtGACCCAACCATTGCCAGAGAGAGACATCAGCCACCCTGGGGAGTCCGCCCTCGCTCCTGCTGTGTCCCTTCATTCCCCCTCGCCTAGTATTTGTAGTTTGTGCTCAGATTACAGGATCCACATTAACCTTTGCCCCCTGTGTCCAGATTTCATATATGTGCACATGTGAGATGACAACCGCATCAGTGAAcctcctgcttcctcttcatccaATATGAAACGTGTTGACTCACAAATGTAGACATTCCATGTATATACAGGCGCACATTTTAGACCCTTCTGATCACGAGGTCAGATAAATAACGCAGTGAACATATGGACGAGCAATAATGATAAATGCTTTTGAGCCGTCGTATAAGCCTGCATTAACGAGCTTTagccccttttctctcttttatatcGGACTGTACATTTGTCCCCGttcgtgacctttttttttctggagccAGTTTATTATTCCTGAAGCATTGAGAAGGGTTGCATTCGGACGTCCTTTCTCAGTGCGTTGACCTCAGATGGGTGAAGCCCGGGATAACTGACGGGTACCCTGATAGCCTCGTCATATTCAATAAGTATCAAAAACTGGGCTTCTCACTCACCGAGGGCCTTTATTATTCAGATGACTTccctatccatctctctctgtcaggtCATATCTGATATCAGAGAGATGTCCCTCCTTACTACTAAaacctttcctcctcctcctcctcctcctcctcctcctcctcctcctcctcctcctcctcctcctttctttcttcccatCCTGGGCCATCTGCCAGCTGCTGTGGACGGATGAATGTGGTGCAGATTAAAGTGCACTGCACACTCAGATGAATCCCAGAGGATTTAGTTTTTACTATTTGCAATATAGAGACGGGGAGTTCCCCGGCCTGATACCcaacatcagtgtgtgtgtgtgtgtgtgtgtgtgtgtggattgggATGATCAGTGGGATGCTGGttgaagatggatggatggatgcggAGGGGGCTGAGGGTGTTGTTCAGGTGTTGTTTGACTGAATAACTTTTAACATCATTTAATGCCTTTTAGTATTAGAAAACAGTATTAATGTTCAATATCCAGCACTTATAAGGTTTCTTCTTTACATTAAATCTTTCCTTCGACCACTTTTGTGTAATTTGACGTTTCTTGTTTATGTCCCGCCGCCGTCTCCCCCAGGCTGTGCTATGAGCGGGGTTTTCTTGGAGTCAAGAGGAGCATGTTCTGAAAATTGGAGTCGGATCACAGCCCAGCCATGAGCCACAAGTATCAGGGAGAGGCATCCAGGGAAGCAGGCGAGGAGCACAAGGTGCCTCCGAGGAGCAGGCAGACCAACGGGACGTCACCCGGGGAACCTCCTATACGTCGATCCTGGAGGCCATGTCAGATGGCCAACCAGGATGGGGAACCGaatccccatcatcatcatcaccatcagcCTCCTCACCAACACCACCTACCCACAAGTCGCGGAGCCCCTCGGCATCGCCGGCGGCCTCCATCAGGGCAGGGCCAAAGCCAGGCTCAGAGTCTCGGTCCGCTGCCGGTGGTGGCTGTTTCTCGGCCAGACGGGGACCAGAGTCGAGACACAGAGCCTCTTCCTGTCCAGCAACCCCGCCCTGCAGTCACCCGTTACCGTCGCCATGGTGACCCTAACCCCCGCCTCAGAGGTCACAGACAAAGGCAACCTACCAGAGAGATGCAGGACTCCTCACCTGGCGTGGATGAAGGCCCGGCAGAGGTGCAGTCACAGCAACGCACGTCAGATAATCCTGTAACCGACCAATTGCAGGACAGGAGATCTCCTCACCAGAGTCCTGTTGCAGTTGTCACGCCCACCCAACTCTCACCTGGTCCTGCGGCCCATAAGATGCAACATCACCCCCAACACACTCCTCCTGCTATGGTAGAAGAACACCTCCAGGAGCATAAAGTGGAGTGTGAAGAGGAATTGGAGGAAGTTGAGGAGATGTACAAAGATCAAGAACAGGCGGAGGATGATGGAGACCACCGCTCAACCACAGGGCACTCCAGCTGCAGCCATAACGACTTGCAGACAGTCGATGACGGAGCAGAGGAAAGCGCAGagagtgtggaggaggaggtcgaGGAAGAAGCGATGGAGGATGTAGCGGAGGACATTGCAGCTCAGGGAAGTGAAATCACTGACCTCTGCTCCGACACGGAGAGCGCTGCCTCACTCAGTATGGACGGACCTCTCCACAGCCCGCCGCCACTCCAGTCACCAACTCCTCCTTCGTCCCCAGATGTTCCACCTTTCCCTCAGCTGGACCACTTCAGTGAGGACGCCAGTTTGAGCCCTCTGCCCGACAATGACCTGCTccctgaagatgaagatgaggattGCTCCGAATCGGGCTCGCTgtctcacttcacttcctgctcgGACTCCTACCCTAAAACCTATGCAGACTTTTATACAGAGTCCCACCAAAAATCCTACACCGAGCCCGTTTACGAGTCGTACTCGGAGGCAAAATCCCATCCCAACTCTTTCCCTGAGCCCCTTAAGACCTCCTACCCCGAGTTACACAGAGAACCCCGCAGGCATTCTGGTTGGAGGACTGAGTCTAATGGGGTCATGCAGGAGTCCCGCCAAGAGCCCTTTACCAGCCATAGACAGGAGAATGTACAAAAAGGGTCTCCATCCTCCCCGTCCTTCAAGGGCTCCCATTACGGCCCCAGGCAGGGCAGAGACCGCGGCACCCATCACTCCCCTCTCTACCGCTCAGTCGGCTGCCGGCTGCACCACTACGACGGACAGTCTGACGGCGAGGGGGAAAGCGCCGATCAAAGTCCCGTTCCCAAAAGCCGTAGGCAGCCCCCAAGACGAGCAGAAACCCCGGCCAAGAGCCCCTCGTCTGGGCAGAGCAGCTCGGGGGAGGCCCAGGAGGAGCGGAACGTGGAGGGTCTCCAAGAGGAAGAAGGTACGAGGGGCTCGGGAGACGCCATCATCCTGGCGATTAAAGACATCAAGGAGGCGATTGAGGAGGTGAAGATTAAGACTGTGCGCTCCCCCTACACACCGGACAAGCCCGTGGAGCCCATTTGGGTGATGAGGCAGGAGGTGAGCCCCACAGAGGAGGTGTACCCGCTGCAGACTACAGCTGGCCATGTAAGTGTGACTTTCGTTTGAGTTTTTAATGAAAACTATATCTCCCAAAGGACTCGCCGCACTGGGATCTGCTCCTTTTTACAATTTCTTATGTGTCACATGAAAAActgcaacattttaaagtttaaattgGCTCATCCAACGGTTGTCTTTCCCCTGTACCTGATGTCACCCTTTCCTTAAAGTAACCAATACGAAATTTGGAAAAGGGAGCAGAGGCTTTGGGAAATCCAGTCGAAGTAGCCGGACTTTGGACTCCTGGGAAGAATAGAATAGTTTTTACACTCCGATCGCTTTTAGagagaaatgtattttcctGCATTACAGTTGTTTCACACAATTCACAGTGAACAGAGTGTTCTGGTGTTTGTGGCAGCGCATAACAAGATGAATCAAATAGAAAGGTTTTAATATTCAGAATCGGTTCCCGtaaatgaaatttaaaaaagctgaTGGTTGTTCATGACACAGCATGAAACAAGCAATAGAAGGAATAGTTCCACATTTCGGGAGATGAGCAGACGATATTAGTTATTATGTGAGTGTAGACGACCTTTCCTTTTAACGTATGCATAACCCGAGACGTAAAAGTGACCATTTTAGGgacttatttctttatttcttcctACTATTCCTATTTTGCTCTCAACATATTGAGCAATACTTTTAAGACTGTGCTGATGAGTGACATTGCCCATGGAGGTCTGCAGTGTGGCAGGAATTCAATTAGATGTCATTGCTTACGGGAAGCTTTACAACCAGATTTACATCCCTAGCTCTCCTTTCATTTCACGTTGGCTTCATGCCAAACTCCTGCATCATGCATCGTTGGAATAAGGCGTCAGCTGTGGATGCTGTGGATGAATTGCAGTATTAAAAAGAGTGatttagaaaaaacacaaatagaaTAATGTTTTCTCTCCGTTTCATTCGCTCAGTCTTCTCCACACTCCCCCGCTCCGTCGGTGTCCGAGTCTCCGTCCCGCTATGCATCCGTTCCAGTTCGGGAGGCGGTCAGTCCGCCGAGAGCTGAGTCATCCAGAGCGCATCCCCCTCAGCATTATCACCAACCGCAGCCCCAACacaaccatcaccaccaccagggCCACCACTCACAGCAGAGGGACGCCGCGAGGCCGCTGCACACGTACACGCAGCCCCAACCGCCTCATCAGCATCACCAGCGTCAACATCAGCATCAACCACAGAAtcagccgcagcagcagcagcagcagcagcttccggCTCAGCGGCCGCGACCTCCAGTTCAGCCACAGTCTCCTACACAGCAGCTGACTCTCCAGGAGGTGAGAGTTTGTGAATAAGCATCCATAAATCCATAAAATATagggaaaaaaagatgctcTTCATCGCCCCAGAAAGCTTTTAGTGTCAAAGTAATAACCCTGTGACAGTTTTCTGCACATCCGTCAGTACCCTCTGAAGGCTAATTTGGTATACTTTTAATCTGGCTAAAtttcaaaaatgtaaacaaatacaggaaaaaaaacctcaaactGGTCCAGTTGTAGACCACGGTGTAATTTTATAAAATCCACGGCAAACAGGATGATAAATTCTGCAGAGGCAGGCATCTTCTACTCGTGTTTATCTTCCAGCAGTCCTGCAGAATATAAATGAGTTCGGAGAGCCCTGAAGTGTGCGAGTAGGAAAAACAAGGATGGTAATAcagttttcccttttttgtgcCTTCTCAGCTTCGCAGATCTCTTCCTCCGTTCCCAACGTTCGTAGACGGTGAGTGGACTCGCATATGAAAATCCTGATATGCTTCTCAGCCCTTCCTCTTTCCGTCTGTTGACACTATTGTTCATCACCGTTGATCCGCACGCTTTGTAAATGTGCCTAACGAGCGCTGTTGGTTCATGCAGTACCGGGACCATGCGACCCCGAAGACCTTATTGACGGCATCATCTTTGCAGCGACCTACCTGGGCTGCACCCACCTGCTGTCCGAGAGGACGCCCACAAAGAGTGCCCGCATGCAGCAGGCACAGGAGgccatgaacagagtccgggtgaGAGTAAACCGCCgcttatttgatttatttctggGGTCGTATCGTAGTGAAGGAATAACGGGACAAATCCACATCTCCTTCGGTCTGGAGATACATTTTCCAACAGTGATGTAACTGAGGTCCGCTCCAGATTTGGgtctttcttttcaaaagtCAGAAACCGTCAGCGGGGAAAAGGTCCCTGGCTTTGTGCACGATGCATCAGTCATCACTGCTGCTGAGCCTCAGCCGGACAAGATTCACTCCTCAACTCAAAGAGATGTTACATAAATCTTTGAGCAAGTCTGTGATGCCCTGAAGACTGTAACCCTGCTTTATGCTGCggtcacgctcacacacacacacacacccacacacgcacacacacacacacacacacacacacacacacacacacacgcacacatatacatagAAGCCAGGTTTATATGTGCTGATGTACTTAGTTTGCTGCGTATGACATCATGCACTGTGACCGCagggtgtatatgtgtgtgtgtgtgtgtgtatatatatatatatatatatatatatatatatatatatatatatatatctttttcacagcagacttCTTGCCTCCAGAAATAAACGTCTTCTGGAAGAGGATAGGATATTCCACTTCACCTATTGATTGGTCTTTTGTGTGTTCTGCATCTTTCATACGTACAAAGAACCCTCACATTCTGGTCAAATCATGTTTAACATATGTGTTTGAACACAAATGTGTTACAATCGTTGCCTTCCAATGGTACAAATGGCTCAAAAAGTAGGAAAAGCACACATTATTCACATTATCCAGTTCAATCATTACGAGTGCCATCGAGTAAATCGTTCAATCCTGAATGTATCTGTCACATAGTGGAGGAGATATGGAGGCCACCTCTGTTGGAATTAAACACACAGTTGTTTGAATCCACGTAGATGCTAggaacctttttaaaaaatatatttttctaagATTCCATTTAATAAAATCGCTAAAGAGTGTGAGCTGACGGGTTTGTATCTGAAACCTCGAGAGACGCGGACACAACCAACAGTTTGGAGACGCAAACCCTGAGCCGTCATGAGGCGAAACACATGCGGCCGCTTCTCTGTCTTCGGGGGCCGCTGGTGTCACATCGGTGCAGAGGAGACGTGTGATCGTGTTTCCTACAAAGGCCTCTGGCAGCCCGCCCCCGTCAAACATCACTgtcctcgcacacacacacacacacacacacacacacacacacacacacacacacacacacacacacacacacacaccgttaagGTCCTTTTGTCCCTTTTTAATTTAGCATTTGGAATGAAGACGGCGAATGAGGCGATTAGGCTGTTGTTGATCTGCCCAAAGAGCTATTTTCTTGTGCTTTGGTTGTGTTGATGTTCTGAGTCTCTGTTCTGAGTCTCTGAGTCTCTGAGTCTCTGTTCTGAGTCTCTGAGTCTCTGAGTCTCTATTCTGAGTCTCTGTTCTGAGTCTCTGTTCTGAGTCGCTGCTCTGAGTCTCTGAGTCTCTGTTCTGAGTCTCTGTTCTGCTTTCTCATCATCGCAGGCTGCTCAGAAGCAGGCAAAGAACCGGAAACAGGTGAGCCGCTTGAGTTTCTAGTCTCTCTGTGATTGTGTGCGTCGTGTAAAAGTTGACAGACGTGTGACGTCGAGGACAAGGAGAACATTTGTGCAGGTGATTTAAAAATgggttgttgtgttttgttcgCATGCAGACTGCAGGTTGTACATGTGTTAGTCTTATATGCGTGCTAACGGTTGAATGGCTCTCGACCGTTACGCCGCCCGCTGTGCTCTCCCCCCGCTGTCGTTCACGCCCTGTTGCTTCTTCTCTCCACGCAGAGCCCCGACGGGGAGGCGGCGGCCACTGCTGAGGTCGATCTGTTTATGTCCACGCAGAGGATCAAAGTCCTCAATGCAGACACTCAGGTATCAAAGTGATAACAAGCTTACCTCAGTGGATAGAGCCCCGATCCTTATGGAGGGACAATGTCGTCGTACAAAGGGAGAAATATcctcatcttttttcttttcttttggggaTCACCAGGAGTCTTTAATGGACCTTCCGCTGAGGACGATCTCCTACATCGCGGACATCGGTAACATGGTGGTGCTGATGGCCCGGGGGAAGATGGTGCGCTCCCGCAGCGCACAGGACAACCTGGACCACACAGCCGAGCAAACCACCATGACCCACGATGACAGGCGGCTGTACAGGATGATCTGCCACGTCTTCGAGTCGGAGGATGTgagttattgattattgatctgtTGTTGGGGCGACTgtgtcgtccttcaatcagaggatcggtggttcgatccccggctccgctagacCATGTCGATgtcacttaaccccaaaattgctcctgtagctgtgaaCTACggtgtgcagatgtgtgtgaatgtgagttactgctgatgtgcaggtggaaccttagcccctcccatcattgtatgaatgagtgaatttacaagtacaggtccattgtTTTATTATCCTAAACTATTCATATTAATCATactattttaattttgtttcccATTTGCTTCCACTGCTAAGCTTAACGAAACACATCTGAGCTTCCTCTGTTAAACAAGCTTATACATCATCTTCACAATTCCTGAAAAGACAGCAAAAAaagttttcattatttaataagagttgaattattttatttatgaatgtattaaGCTGTGGATCTGATCTTCCAACGTAAACAACCCACCAATTGTCCACATTTTCCAAAACTGAACAGCAAATGTGTTGTCGGGGCCTTTGAGACTTAAGTTAGTTGAATTAAGTTCAGGGCAGATTGAGTATGGATAAGACATTACGTCAATAAACattgtaataataatcatatgtCACAATATTGCGCGTCTTTCAGTGTAATGTAAACGTATGATGTTTGGGCTTTTGGCTCTCACAGACTCTAAAAGTTCCCCGCCATTGACGAGCTCttgccctcctcttcctcgtcttcctccttttccAAGGCCCAGCTCATCGCTCAGTCCATCGGCCAGTCGTTCAGCGTCGCCTACCAGGAGTTCCTCAGGGCCAACGGCATCGACCCAGAAGACCTGAGCCAGAGGGAGTACAGCGACCTGCTCAACACTCAGGACATGTACAACGACGACCTCATCCACTTCTCCAAGTCAGAGAACTGCAAAGACGTGAGTGAACCAGTAGGGGGCAGCGCAGTCCCGGGAGTTCCTCTCGGGCTTCTTGTGCTTCAATGGAGTTTATTGTTGCCTCCAGAAATAAACGTCTGCTGGACTAGGATAGGATATTCCACTTCACCTATTGATTGGCCTTTTGTGTGTTCTGCATCTTTCATACATACAAACAACCCTCAGATTCGGGTCAAATCATGTTTATCATATGTGTTTGAACACAAATATGTTACAATCGTTGCCTTCCAATGGTTCAAATGGCTCAAGCTGGTTTCTGGACCCTTAAAGCATCATTCTTTTATGTCATTTGGGTGAGCGCTCCACCAGGAGAGGGTTTTAGGATTTGAATCCGACCAGTACATGTTACTCCTCCGTAGTTTATCCCACAGGAGAGAAGCCAGAGCTcaatctgtattttttttttaaagtttcccAACTGGAAACCGTCTGCGGTTCCTTGCAGGTTTACATTGAGAAGCAGAAAGGAGAGATCCTGGGTGTGGTGATAGTCGAGTCGGGATGGGGGTCCATCCTCCCCACCGTCATCATTGCCAGCATGATGCATGCTGGGCCGGCGGAGAAGTCTGTTCGACTCAACATTGGAGACCAGATCATGACCATCAACGGCACGAGTCTGGTGGGTTTGCCGCTTAGCACCTGCCAGAGCATCATCAAGGTATGCAGCTCAGAacttttgcttttgtcaatCCTCTCTGTTCATTATTCAGAATATTTTTCCTTGCATTGCTTAATTTTGCTTATGCGTCGCTTCTTACAGTGAGTGTTGGTCTCAGAATGTCCTCTTTTCTTTATAGGCTTCTCTTGGGAACttcacaacaatatataaaaaaatgaattgcatAACGTGAacgttttttaaatgcaaccaTTTAAAAATGCGTTTAAGATCATGTTTTGAGGCTGGACCTTTTGACCTTGTACCAATCCATCATCCAGTTTATTTGTTCTTTAGCAATAAGCATTTctatcaagtgtgtgtgtgtgtgtgtatatttatatagctGCCGTAGACTCGTAACACAGGACAACCGTCCCCGTATCTCCCGTTTTACCCCTCAGGGTCTCAAGTCTCAGTCCAGGATCAAGCTGAACATCGTCAGGTGTCCTCCCGTCACCATGGTGCTCATCCGCAGGCCGGACCTCAGATACCAGCTGGGCTTCAGCGTCCAGAATGGCATTGTGAGTGTGATGctgccctttttctttttacaatgaTGGGCAgaagagcttttattttgttaacatTCACTGGTAGCTGGAGAAAGTATCCTCTCACAGCGGTCTTTTCTGGAGGCTTTCAACTTTGAGTCCCCCCCTCTGCCCCTCTCCCCATCTTTAACTTGCACAGATCTGCAGCCTGATGAGGGGAGGCATCGCGGAGAGAGGAGGCGTCCGCGTCGGCCACCGCATTATCGAGATCAACAGCCAGAGTGTGGTGGCGACGCCTCACGAGAAGATCGTTCAGATTCTGTCGAACGCCATGGGAGAGGTAGGAGTTCTGGATGTCTTTTTCATTAAGATGATTCAGAAGCCTGGAAGTCTTACTTTGCTTTCTCTCATTTGGTGTGAAGCTGTCGTCGGTAACTCCTGAATATtggtttcacattaaaagcgtTCCAGGAGCTCAAAGGCTATAAATCCCCCCGTTTCATGGTCATCTGTTGGTTTGTAACATCTGCAGGAAATGTTTAGTTTCCTTGACAATAGTTTAAGCAACTGAACATAATTATTGACTGAAAACACTGAATTTACCACAAGCCTTTCAGGACTGAGATCATTTGAATACTTATTTTGAGACTTTATGGTATCTTTGATCCCCATAAGATGATGTTGGGGTTCTTTTGGGCCCTGGACCAGCACTTTGTTTCATGACCCTCACCCTAAACATTCCCGGTCATATTCACATTCACGTTCCCCAGAGGGTTAGGAATGCAAATTACTTCACAACCCCCTTTTTTTGTGGGCTGTAATGGTCACTGGACCCTGTAACAATTTCAGGAGAATTCATGTTAATATTGTCCAAGAAACAATCATTTGAAAGTCATGCACAAAACTGTTGAgttgcttttgtctttttaattccCATAATTTGGCTTCTTTCTGCTCCAGATCCACATGAAGACGATGCCTGCGGCCATGTACCGTCTGCTGACAGCCCAGGAGCAACCTGTCTACATCTgaacacctgtctcacctctctccgcctgtctcacctctctccctTGTTCTAAAAGACCCGTCTCCTCTCTGTATGCCGTTTGAGTTCACTTGACTTGCCTTAATCTGTACAGTACACTGTCATGCAAACATGTAAATCTACAATATGACAGCAGAAGACAGATTATCTCACGAGGCCGAGTGTTAATGTGACGTGTTATGTTTGACCAAAGAGAAATAGTGGATTTTATTgtggatttttatttaatttaggtGGCAAACAGAGTAAATAATACCTTTTTGGTTAAATAGCTGTAATATCTGAATGTACTCTAAATCATGTCGGACCTATAAATGATCAGGGCAACCCAGACGATGAATAACCTTTAAACTGAAGTAGTCAAGTTAAAGGGGAATGCATGTACAATTCTGCTGAATAAACTCTAAAGAAAGTCGGTAAACTCGGTTTGTTTTATCCAACAGGATTTGAGCTGAAGGCTGTTATTTCAGA is a genomic window of Cyclopterus lumpus isolate fCycLum1 chromosome 12, fCycLum1.pri, whole genome shotgun sequence containing:
- the LOC117740626 gene encoding amyloid-beta A4 precursor protein-binding family A member 1-like, encoding MSHKYQGEASREAGEEHKVPPRSRQTNGTSPGEPPIRRSWRPCQMANQDGEPNPHHHHHHQPPHQHHLPTSRGAPRHRRRPPSGQGQSQAQSLGPLPVVAVSRPDGDQSRDTEPLPVQQPRPAVTRYRRHGDPNPRLRGHRQRQPTREMQDSSPGVDEGPAEVQSQQRTSDNPVTDQLQDRRSPHQSPVAVVTPTQLSPGPAAHKMQHHPQHTPPAMVEEHLQEHKVECEEELEEVEEMYKDQEQAEDDGDHRSTTGHSSCSHNDLQTVDDGAEESAESVEEEVEEEAMEDVAEDIAAQGSEITDLCSDTESAASLSMDGPLHSPPPLQSPTPPSSPDVPPFPQLDHFSEDASLSPLPDNDLLPEDEDEDCSESGSLSHFTSCSDSYPKTYADFYTESHQKSYTEPVYESYSEAKSHPNSFPEPLKTSYPELHREPRRHSGWRTESNGVMQESRQEPFTSHRQENVQKGSPSSPSFKGSHYGPRQGRDRGTHHSPLYRSVGCRLHHYDGQSDGEGESADQSPVPKSRRQPPRRAETPAKSPSSGQSSSGEAQEERNVEGLQEEEGTRGSGDAIILAIKDIKEAIEEVKIKTVRSPYTPDKPVEPIWVMRQEVSPTEEVYPLQTTAGHSSPHSPAPSVSESPSRYASVPVREAVSPPRAESSRAHPPQHYHQPQPQHNHHHHQGHHSQQRDAARPLHTYTQPQPPHQHHQRQHQHQPQNQPQQQQQQQLPAQRPRPPVQPQSPTQQLTLQELRRSLPPFPTFVDVPGPCDPEDLIDGIIFAATYLGCTHLLSERTPTKSARMQQAQEAMNRVRAAQKQAKNRKQSPDGEAAATAEVDLFMSTQRIKVLNADTQESLMDLPLRTISYIADIGNMVVLMARGKMVRSRSAQDNLDHTAEQTTMTHDDRRLYRMICHVFESEDAQLIAQSIGQSFSVAYQEFLRANGIDPEDLSQREYSDLLNTQDMYNDDLIHFSKSENCKDVYIEKQKGEILGVVIVESGWGSILPTVIIASMMHAGPAEKSVRLNIGDQIMTINGTSLVGLPLSTCQSIIKGLKSQSRIKLNIVRCPPVTMVLIRRPDLRYQLGFSVQNGIICSLMRGGIAERGGVRVGHRIIEINSQSVVATPHEKIVQILSNAMGEIHMKTMPAAMYRLLTAQEQPVYI